DNA from Vanessa tameamea isolate UH-Manoa-2023 chromosome 19, ilVanTame1 primary haplotype, whole genome shotgun sequence:
GCAGACTATAGTTTTTTAAGTCTGAGCGTTATCCGAATAACAGATGTCGAAATATTGTCTGGATCGAATACATAACTCCGGTGTCTGCGGTTTCAGACTGCAGCACGCGCGCGAGCTGCACGCGAACAGCTCGCTCGGGGACGAGGTgccggcgggcggcggcggggcgggcggcgcgggcggcgcggacCACACGCAGCGCGCCTTCTGGCGCCTGCGCCACTCCGCCGACCCGCCCGCGCTCGACCTGCTGCTGGCGCACTGGGCGCTGCTGGCGCGCTCCGACGCAGGTCCGTTCACTAGCTTCTTTCCATTCCGTCTCCGTCTCTGTCTTTGtgtagattttaaaatacaaaaattaacctTAACATACTGCCGAGTTAATGGCCAATCTGTCTGTGATCCGATCGTGCAAAATAGTATGTGTAGGTTATGTGTAATAATGACGACAGGCGACACGGTGTTCACGATCGCGGAGTCGGGCGCGCGACCCGAGCTGTTCGTGCTGAAGCGCAACACGAGCGCGCTGCGCccccccgccgccgcgcccctcCCGCTGCGCGACCCGCGCGCCGCGCTGCCCCTGCTGCGCGCGCGCCTGCCGCGCTGGCCCGCCCTGCAGGTACTGCCCCAGCCGCTGCTCCGCTACCGGCCACTGTTGTAGCTCTCCCCGTTtgctatttatgaaatttacccTGTCAGCTTTTTAGGtagataaattgaaatatgcCATGCAAGCCAATACTCCAGCAGTTAACAAAAACAGACgaaaaattcagtagttactcttattcACCGATTAATATTATGTCGGtatgctaatatatttatttattaatttaattggagGACATACAGTcgtaaaaattaatttgatttgttaaaatttttttcatttgcaattttgttgaaataataatcacTTGGCCGTGCTTGGTACAATgatcatcataataataaaaataaaaattgtgagcatcatttattacgtttaaattGCTTATATACACATgtcttatgaatatatttacatcattttAGTTAACTTCCGAGGATGGTGTAGACGAGGAACTGGCGGCGTTCGCAATGCTACTGCCGGCAGCGCCAGTATTGCAGCTACAGCAGCTCGGGAATAATGGCACCTCACCCGTtagtataattacatatatataaatattatatatttatattatcaattgtattaaaagtattcTCCTTATGGCATCTTATAATTATggttaaacaatttttttatttagttattttttaatttatgcgtCTTATGTTCTAGCTGAAACTTTATTTACGTCACCCAAATgactattgttttaatttaataatattatagagcGAGGGCCTGCTGCACGCCGTGTCGCTGCGCGAGGACGCCAGCGTGCAGCACGGGGAGTACGCGCTGGCCGCCGCGCCCACGCACAACTCCAGCCTCACCGTGCTCGTGTGCGTGAGGTCAGTACAGCTCAGGATCCCGGAGATCGGGTTCTGCTCAGAaatgttattaagttttatttcatgAAGTTCTTAATAgtagctattattttatttgaacttacCGAGACAGATAGTAGAAACAACATATTATTTGAACGatacgataataaaattaaggtgTGGACGAATTGCTACACACGACGTAAGCGAACGCTTCCTTATATATACTGCACTCAAATTCGTCCTTGAAACTTGACTACGTGCCAAAAGTAAAATGACATTAgagagaatatataaaaaaggaaagtGCTATTTTCGTTGAATGATTTCGTCAAATAATAATTCTCtgtgatataatttaacatCGGCGTTTCCCGTCGGCAGATGGAAGCGCGGCCACACGGGCTACGTGGCGCTGTACAACGCGGCGGACGAGGCCGTGCGCGCCGACGCGTCCGCCGTGCGCTCGCTGCCCGACGCGCTCGCCGTGctgcgcgcgccgcccgcgcacGAGTGAGTGCCTCGATCATATCGTTATATCATATCTTCGGTTTCATACTTATCGGTGTATTGCCGCTGTTAGGAATGACAGTTTTTAAAGGCGAACCATAAACGAGTTTTTTATCTAGTCTGACACAGACTGTGATTCTGTCACATATGAGAACAAATATGAAATTCTGTCTGCTCCAGTGAGAAGTTAGCAGTCCCACGTTCTCTCTGGAGCAGGGTTATAAAATAACCTGCAGACCTTCTCTCTCTTAAGAGGAGAAAGGTGATGTGGTGATCAGCTATACTATTTACTTACTACtatttactttactatttaCTTTGAGTGATCTTGCTATATAGAGACTAATTGACACCAATAACAATTTTCCACAGATATGTTAAAGACTTGCTGGTGGAGAGTAACGACATCCTGATCCCGCCGCGCTCTTCCGTGATCCTGTCCTACGTCCCAAAGACAGAAGCCGAAAATTAAAACTTGTATGTTACGCGTTTGTTCAAGCTATTCCATTCCCTTTACGTCGCTTCAGCGACTaccttgttttataatttgcatttactgttatattttgtatgcGTACAAATAAAGTTCGATTGGCaatgatatttgatttttatttatataaatgttattataaaaccaTGTTATTTCCTGTCTTTATGTGTgaaggtataaaatatatcatgccTTAATTGGCGTTCTAAGACTGTATACAAAAAGCAGTAAAATACAGTAATTAAGTTAGCCAGAGCAGGTATCGGATAATTTGTTATAGTGATTATAAAGGTGAAATGTTAAAAGATATGATTTATAcggatttgaaatataaaaatataatgagaatAGTCTTAaacttagtttataaatattatctatgcattatatttataaactatttataaagtatgaaaaatgtatttttatgctaaaatttaaaaaattcacgACTGAATTGAAAAACGCTCCATCTTTGGCCAGATGAGGAATAATACGCTACATTTCAATGCCTTAAGAttgtaactgtttattttaattaggtatTGGCTTTAAGTTTTACCTTaccttcgttttatttattcttctgatatattttttttatataaggttttaaataaaacaaacttattaaaataatcagtatattttaaaaatccagTAAGATAATGCactgttaacattttaaaagcgatttgtacaaatattaatcaaaaagaatttgaatacattatcaattatattctaACGATCACGTCACGATTTTAGGAATGTTTGCTTACGTctaagtttaaatattgttcATACTATTAGTACCTAGAGAAAATGAAATTAAGCCATTTTGATCACGCtgtataaattgattattatattttaaaattactgttGATATTATATGTTTTCGTTCACAAAGGGCGGTGGAAAGAATTCATCATAATTTTCTATCAATTGGACATTCGCTAAACCGTGACGAATACACGCGTGATCGTGAACGAATCTGATCACCGTATAAATGGTGTACGACACTAAAGCGACCAAACACATTCGCAGGAACAAGTTCTCGGGATCCACGTTTCCCCACTTCGGGTCCATTTTAACCGTCGAGGTTTGGTCGAAATACCTCGTAGAAGCATTTGATCAAGTAAAACATAGCGCACGTAAAGACGATTTGTAACAAGGCATCGAAATGATAATCTGCGGACAATTTTAAATTCGACGAATTTTGTGCTTTATACATATTTCCTAAATAATCAGAGGAATGTTTTCAAATTGTTAGTGTCTAAGTACTCAAAAGGTTTTCGAAGTGTTATAAAGGTATCGTTACAATTAGTATATGGATCTTTAAGGAATTTGTCACATCGTAAAGATTGgcaattattatagaaaatattctcAATTTCTGCTTTCCGACGCGATCTTCGAAATTGAGACTTTATTGTGTATTCGCTGTTCTCTGGCGAGAGTTCTATCGTCTCCTCGGTGGTTGCTTGGGCTTGTTGAACTGGTAGGTGGCGCACTTGGGTATGTGTCGGTCGGCGGCTCCGGGGCTGAAGCGTCTCTTGCAGTGCGGGCACTGCACGTAGTCCGGGTTCTCGGAGGGCGGGGGAGGGGGCAGATCGCTCAGCTTACCTGGACGTTCACAAACGACATTTCAAATTATACGAAATTTTATGACATCTTTATGCAGCACGTTTGTTGAAAATgggttacaatataatatacatacattaataccGATTAACGATCGACAAGCACTTACCTCCTGCATTGATATGCGCCTGCACCTGCTTGGCGGCGCGTATAGCTTGAATGAACTCCTCGTGCTTCTGTCGCCAATTGCTGTTCGTGGACTTCGACACTTTCGTCGTCGACGGGTTTGTAGTGCCCTTGCGCAATTTCGTGATGAACGGTTCAGCCTCTgttccctgcgttttaaatttttaaatttaacacacaATACTTGGCATGACTTATTTTCATTCTTATCTATCCGCTCTGGTGCCAAATCTGGTGatgtaaataatgtaagaaCATTGACAAAACTAACGTGAGAGTATTTTGAGCATGATAATCTAGTGTTGTTTTCTGTGCTGTGTCGTACATTAATATGAGCTTAAATCcagaaaaatactataattttaattaaatataacagaatTGGGACGAATAAGTAACCAGTTGATTTATGATTTGAAAACTGCATGctgtaataacaaaaatatcttGCCTTATAATTTTCTGCTTCAGTTCCCTAATCCATTGAAGCAGCGTTAAAGGCAAAATGTTAAACGATTTCACTTTTCACGAGCAAAAAGTGACAACTTTCTTCAGAAAATACGATTTGCTTTCAAAATCCGAAAGCAAGGCAAATAAAGCATCAGATCAATTAACTCGATCTTTGAGCAATCGACATGAActtagaaaagaaaatattaacacttcatttaacaaatattggTGAACAGGAAATAGAAATGAAGGACCGTgaaatacatttacaataacGTAACAGTATACGTTTTTggatagtatatttattttgaataccaTTTGCTAACCACTCAATCGCCATCACAAAGGCAAAATCTGCAAGGGATTAAATCTTATCGTCCTACTTGTATCGACTCTTCCAATTGAAGAAGGTGCaaagataaaaaatcattatatttacatattccatgcgattttctAACAGCTCTACTATTTTacgcactactaacagttcttctgtctaataaataattattaataataaaacttttccaCTTAGTTATAAACTTTAACATTATTTCCAAGTGACCTCTTCGCCGAATCGTTTGCAAATTCGTCGATATTAAAACCCAATTTTGTCCCTAATTCAAAACTAATGACATTATTCGATCATATTATAACGTGAAATGAatatcaaagttgtttatttatgtctaCGGTTTGTATCAGGATTCAATTTTCAATATCGGAACGGGTCACTGAAAGTTATTAGGGATCTGCCAAGAAATTCCCAGCTCGGAGTGCTTCGGCGCGGTGGGCTGTTGGTCCAACGTATGTCGTAGTGTCGGACATTACGGCGACAAGAAGTTCTACTactttcgtttaatttttatcaacgaCAGGAACATATCGCTGTTACCAGAGGAGCGCGGATGCCATTACTACAGTATTGGTTACTTTGAGAAAAAAGGCCCGCACGGCTTTCGTATTTTTGCGATCTCTACACAGTAAGTCTAACATTGTCAAAGTTGTGTGTGTACacacatataaaacattacatagTTGATTATATACGTGAACTATATTAAGTTCTGTCGTGTGAAGTTCCGATTACAATAGATAAACTCACCGCCAGACGATGCTTGAGTACGTCGAACGGCTTCCGTTTCTTGGAATGTGTTTTCCTACAGATCTCCTGATGCTTCGGAAGTCGGTCCGGAGCGAAGTGCCTTCCGCAAATAGAGCAACCTCCCTCGCCTGCGTTGTTTGAACTCGGACTCAGACGAGTCTTGCTCGAACCGCTCGTTTGTGGACTCTACGATAAATAgatcatacatttttattgttaatggcACTcactctatttaaaataaaataataatattttatgtaaaatgtttatacatatatataaataaacactttaaaaaaatatgcatatatttataagtaataactaTACTAGTCCCTTTGAGgattgtaatttgtaataaataatataaaagtacataaatagaaaataaatataatttatatattttaccgcaaTAGGATTTTTCTTAAGTacctgaaatgaaaaaaaaaaaaaaaatagaaaataatcaaattaaggggactacatgagctaaatgcaagttttataatgcaaaaaagtataagatccgatgcagtaaaccaaatgaaaaaaatatatgataatcttcaggatacatgctagttatttgctattttgaaaacatgatgtaattaatttggtacgatagaaaaaaatcacaaagttacctctaaaaaaatcttttaataaataaaaactatacttatatacattcaataattctggttttttgtcagattattctacaagcaatatattatttaacctctgcgtcacttttttaataacttcaatagattttttttaaatcagatattcttattttcgaacaaaattcgtacgcatgtgtgcgtaaacgccgtgtacagacattgccggccgaggcctgatgctatacagacgtgtcgatcttttcgttacgagcctcattacgtaacaaaatatttttttgtaattttaattgtaaattcattgtttcatgttttcttataataaatattattctttcttgtagataaatatattaagttaaaataatgtagtagtaattaggcatttgttttttattatattatttgtcataaattttaattgtgtaaatatgggaaatgaagtgaaacgcgtgaggaaaactaaaaaacgtttatataaattaagcgccgaacatacttatgaacgatattaaaaggtaagagtatttttttagtaaacatattttttttttataaattatgaatattgaaaacatctattagaaaaaatgtgcaatcagttcgcatagaatcagatttttcgagctgttcttcaaatattatgatagagtatttggtgaaagtaaggataaaatcaattgagagtgactacgttcgattcccatgatctcgaagcaatttgatatttttcattaaaagtactatggggcatatttagatacatattttttaaatacataattttatagttaataaaaatataattactaacatatatttattttttacagaataaagaaagtcgaaaacaataacacggaagctatttatattgcgtaagagtttaattttatcgattttgtttataataggaattaaagttatgtatgaactaattttaataataaaaaaaataatgtaattgttgtgaaccagagaactagaatatttagaagtgtcatttgtacgtaattcaaaaattgtaatttttagtaacgtccgccatattagactgaaaatggaagcaattcatgaatcgtggattgtcatcgagactaaatatgtgtgccaactttcagctccatagcttcaatggaagtaggtgtaatattgtttgcaagatttcaggacatacgtacatacattcatacatacaagtgaaattaaataaaatattttaataaaaaaattaacactaaatgttttttttgtagtaccaaatccaaatattttaagtttaattaaatcagttttattatttaatcattttcgaataacagtccaaagcaaaacaaataattctaatatcctatctatttttatgagatttataattaaacctagtatgattaacctagttaaccaatgattcaaccaaatcgacttgacgacatttttttcttgtaaatatttagatgtttttgttttaattgaattttttttttctttgtgaaccgatattaataaaacgaacaaacactacgctatatgttaccccacggttactacactacaggtttcgaacacttacgattttattatataaatagattatcaaacttttataaaatattaaaaattggtatgttttaatatttagtataagaactaattgtggtaggtataataatataaataaaagaaaaaaaggttaaaactaactgtctattttattgtgtacaaaatataaataaaaatattgtaagtttaattgaatcagttttttttataatcattcattaactaacatcgaaagaaataaaaataattctgttgtcctatctattttttatgagatttatgattgatcttacttcgctcggtttggcgccatctattagaatatttgggcgtaacctcgttacctcgcttaaccattagttcacgggcttgccgtttttgtcgattttgtaagtgtgtgcgtgcaattctcaagggcacttagctcttgtagtccccttaaaCTAAAATATCTCGCCaatggaattaaattaaattccgcACACAATTGAATATACTCATATAGAATAGACACATCtcgacattttataaaatggatttaGGCTAAGACTACAATCCGAAATCACAACACGCGTTTTGATAACAAAGTAtacttaacaataattatatttacatgttttaaaaaCGGGCATTTTAAAATACGACTTTATGAACTCAAATGAGTCCACGCGGTTTACTTTCACAGTGCGAACTAGCCCTTAGTCAGATTCACATATTAGGTCTTCATCGACAGATGTTTGATGACGCAAATTTACAAGAACATTACGATCATGGGATGTCACATACATACGTTAAAGGTAAGAAACCATTTAATCAATTCActgaaatgaataaattaagcaACTATTGTATTGTTACCAGCACATCCATGTTCCATCACATCAAGTACCGACAAATGAAAATTTTCTACTAATAAATTGTCTATTGCGTTTTTCCATTCTACTGAAACAaagatccagttgcggttcgttTCATATGAATAAGTAATATCGGCCCTTAGCTATGATTAAGCTTAGTCTTATTTTTGGGAGGAATAGTCGAAATGATATCGGAATAGAATCGGAAAGCGATGGTAGATTAGCCCCCCAGGTTGTATTGGCATTTGAACCGATATGGCCAGAAATCAACTCACAGATATTTTTCAGAGATAGCGTTCATATTAAGAAGCTGTAGATAACCTGCCATCGCGTAGAGATAAGTTTTTCCTTAGTTCCTTAATTTTCTAAATCTTCTTATgaaataccaattttttttaaatagttcacGTTTAAAATGTCATACTCCTAGACCCACCGGTGTGGGCTTTGGTTTGtctgtcagtcagtcagtcagccAGTCAGTCCATATTCGAATTAGAGTTGTTAGGTAGATGCTCGCTTGGGTGACActatttcgatttaattatacTGATCCGTCTTTTCCAGTAAGATATTGAGGTGTTTCAGATGAATTGTGTGCTTTCataaatactttgattaattttgtatcGTGTGATTAATGTTGTACTCACCGAGCTCGCCCCCCTTTGCATGACCCCTTTAGGTTTATTGTTTTCTCGCTCCGACGCCTGTTGAATTCATAATCTTTAAACATACGTACTCACATCACTGGAATTTCTTGGTCATTATTCtcgttgaaaatatattttctaataatcaACGGTTAGTAAATTTACATTGtcaaattagttattaaattcatatttgaaaatagaaacgTCAATTTATCTGtcaacaaaagttttttttattttctaatgcaATGAGATTTGGTTTAGTTTTTACACAATTTAagttacttcaaaaatattgtacaaattggacaatacttttaacttttttttttatcgttattaaGGATAATTTATTTCCGAGTAAGCCAAAGTTGACGGCAAAATGGGAAAGATTCAAACCCGATAGTCTCAACCTTTTTCTAGTTTAAGCCCACAAAAAACATATCCTCAGACCGTGGGCATTAAGCAAGTGCTTTGCCTTGTATTCTTAACAGCCCATACGAG
Protein-coding regions in this window:
- the LOC113397074 gene encoding uncharacterized protein LOC113397074 isoform X2; the encoded protein is MAEAKYVVGDHRNGDAKIELDANKKQFSGLTKEELMKYAEDPFWVRLRWFMFVLFWALWLCMLAGAIAIIVRAPKCAAPLPKTWYEKGPLVDMSSVEDYREVESALPLMEKSKVSGIFAFVCKDSYEVLDDPTCIDQFKEFVAKAKKFGIKVIADLTANFVSKTHKWFQLSENRSSEYSDYFVWAKGNEYDPEKPSTQPEPPNKWVSTLNEPAWTWSEKRQEFYLHMYGEDQPDLNFTNVDVVRQFDAVIKAWMQAGADGIRLQHARELHANSSLGDEVPAGGGGAGGAGGADHTQRAFWRLRHSADPPALDLLLAHWALLARSDAGDTVFTIAESGARPELFVLKRNTSALRPPAAAPLPLRDPRAALPLLRARLPRWPALQLTSEDGVDEELAAFAMLLPAAPVLQLQQLGNNGTSPSEGLLHAVSLREDASVQHGEYALAAAPTHNSSLTVLVCVRWKRGHTGYVALYNAADEAVRADASAVRSLPDALAVLRAPPAHEYVKDLLVESNDILIPPRSSVILSYVPKTEAEN